Within the Gossypium raimondii isolate GPD5lz chromosome 12, ASM2569854v1, whole genome shotgun sequence genome, the region CAGATTTTgagaaaaagcaaaagaaaaaagtgtGGCAATCAAAATACCCAGAACTGAAAAGAAACCTATTATTTCtactaatttaacaaaaaaatttagaacaaaaGGAAATCAAAATGGGAGTAGAGTTACCTTAGGGACGACTGCTCACTTCGAACCAATCCGATTGTTTCTCTTCTCAAGTTTCCACCTCATACGATTCGTAATTGAAGGCCTTGTTGAGGGTTGTTAGGATTTGTCAAAGGGTTGGTCAGGATAGAAGCATGAAAAAGAGGGAGAAGGTTGGAAGGAAATgggaagaagaatgaaaaaaaagaaaatatgtttcAGACGtgagaaagaaatgagaagggTAAACTTGAAACTCAGACCTGTGGGGATAGTGCTTCAGACGTGAGAATGAAGAAGAGAGAGAAGGGTAAAGTTGAAACTCAGACACGGTGAATGGTATTCCGTGGGTAGAGAGCCGAATGGTAAGTAGCAATTTTGCCTTGAATAAGGCTGCATGGAATAGGGCTGTAATAGCTCGTTACAGCCAACCAAACAATCGAATAGGGATGGGCCACTGAATTGGGGAGGAATGCATTGCATTCCTATtcccccaaccaaacatgctgaAAAGGTTTTAGAGGAGGTTTAGTAGAATTTCTGTGTATGTTGGGTCCTATTAGTTAATGGGGTCATTTCACACTTCTACTTGCATATCATTAGTAGTTGTATAAACataattcaattacatttcacaacttattattttaatataaattagtgGTGTTCCTTTTTTGCAACACAATTAAAGTTGTCCATCGGTCGAATGCCCGGTACAGCCTGAGATTTTCTCGATATATGAAAAGTTTgggtaaatatataaatttaaaaaataaatttaaacaaaaataaataaattcgtTTAAAAAATGAGTCAAGTCTTAAGTAAAGTTTTTTACTCGAGTCCAACCCAACTCCACACGAATTGTCAATAAAAATCAAACCTCTGCTGTTTTTTTCATGTTTCGCTGTTTtactaccatttcactattgtATTAGCTATTATTGTATTGTTAATGTTTGAATATTGTACAacacttatttattattaattttactactattttaaagacatttatttataaagttgcacatcttaatattatttaagtataattcttttaatttatttttaatttgttaagaaacatttattttaatatttttaatatatttggtgtataatattttctaatttttatataaaaacataaaattgatgaaaataatgTGGGTCAAGCCCAAAGACCAAGCTTGCCCAAACCTCGCAATCAGGCCTAAAATATGGCCTCGATTTGGTATACAatcaaaattgataattttttttcaaaggtTGGGTtccaattataatttaataagaatatagctaattaatttatttaaatataatatataaaaaaaacttcaaatattttatttttttactagtGCATATTAACTATCACATTAAGCCATCCTGAGGTAGAAATTCCAAAGTTTTCTCAAACCAAGACCCGGCACTATTTCGATTcagttatatttaattatataaaaaagtaaaaaaaaaaatacaaatgaatTGATGTGCAGGACAAACATGGTTATAGgataaatgacaaaaaaatcaaaatctaaaacgagttattaaaatatcaaacatatatataatctaatAATAAGTCAAAACACGATTACACCACTGGAAAAAATAACACGTACATGAAACTCACCGTCTTGCACGTGCCATTTGGGAGCAGAGAAAGGttcctaataataataataatagaacaGCCATGGAAATTGAGCATTTTATAATTGTCCAATATCTTGGACGGTGCAAAGTCATTAATAAGCTCTTATAAGAACCATTTCCATTTATATCTCAAAGCCTACTTTGGACCAATGTCCTTGAGAGCACAGATCTGTTCTTCACCCATTGCCGACATTACAGACACAACTAGGTCTTTCCCCTCAGCAAAACCGTCCTTTATCTGCACTCATCATACACCAAAAGATGACTATATTGTTTGGCAGCAATTTCTTACCAGCGATGCGTAGAGACTCAATGCTAATGGGTATCAACTATGTCATCTGgactctttcatttttcttaaaaagtaCTTGCTTCATACATTACATATTCAGATGAGTATGGGAATATGATATTCCAGAAACAAAACTAAGCATACTCGTATTCAACACTCAAGTCAAATACCATGAGAAAGCACACGAAAATTACAAACACAAACCGAAAAACTTGGTCAAAACCGACTTAACTGACATTATTCAGTTGATTTTATTCCTATTTACGTCAGTTGCAAAAATCGgcttaaatatgttaataagaaattatatattcataatattataaatgaacTTAGAATATTGTTAATAATAGTACATATGATATGAATTAGAAAATGGTACGTTATTTTTGACTTATAACTTCGGTTGGTTGTCAGTTAATTTCAAGGGGAGGTCGGTTAAgtagaatttcaattttttgaatgAAACAGACCATATTCATCCATGAGAATACGAAATCCAATCAGGATGTGCCAGTCAATAGGCTGGGAAATCAAAAGAAGATGGcgtaaaatcaataaaaataacatgaagcTTGCTCTCTCACCATAACtcctacaaatcaataaaacatAGACCTCTCTCATGAACAACTGTCACCTGCCTTCTTCTAatagaagggaaaaaagaaagaaaaagaagaaaacgtGTAAAGTGTGATACCATTAGAATAGACCTGGCAGTGCTGGACATAGCACAAGGAAAATAACTAAAGCATGATACGGAACACAACACAACTTGCCAGATCTACAGCAGAACCCCTTGATGCAACGGTGATGGGGCCAAAGCACAATATAAtacaagtaaattaaataacttcCAAGGATACTCGATATTCAATTACCTGTTTCAACAAGTTGTCATCAGTTGGAAGCCTCAAATCATCTTTGGTGTCTCCACTGTCAGTCAGCAAACTCACCTGAAATATTCAACTAGTTAGGAAAAAAATGAACACAAACGAACATAGATCCAAAAGAAAGAAGCAAATTAACTTACAAATCCGTCCTCAGAAATGTCAATCAACTGGTAATCAGTACGATTGACATGTGGAACCTGTTAAAACAGAAGCAAGTAAAATTCATTCATGACATCAATTGCAATTACATGAAAGATTCTTAGTAAAATAACAAGAACCGTTTATGAAGTGTGCCATTATTTCGTACATCACAGTTGTGGGAAGATGGAACAATATCTTCCAGTTTCTTGCCAGTGAAGATGTCGATTCCGACAAAGTGACACTTAGCATGACCATGCTTCCCAGTCTTGGAGGTGGAAACTTCAACAACCTGGCACACACCATGGAACAAGAACAATGTAAGCTAAAGttgcaaataataataaacagaAACTTAATTAGTAACTACGTTTCACAAATCAAAAGGCACCCCATCAACCATCAATTTATTACATTCCAATAAATATCGCTGTACTTTTATGTTAGTCGGACTAAAGTTAGTGTCTGATATAAGTATCTAACCATCGCAGAGAGGCTtgactttttcttaaaaaaatttgccATATATTCTTGACATACACTCATGTACATATCCCACTATGTGTCATAGATGCCTCTGTTGCTCttgctctttatttttcttcaagtaTCCATGTCCAATACTCGTGTTTATAAAAAGCATATGACACTCAAAAGACCCTCAAAATACATTGAAAGACCTTAGAAAATTAAACAAACCTATATTGAACCTATACACTTATACAACACGAACCTGAGTTCATGTGACATAGGCAGATACTTCagaaaaaatgggaaaaaatcAGGGAAACATAGATTATTTGAGCTTGCTCATGATcagaaaattgatttaaaattattctttaaagGCTCGAAGTGGTTAGATTttattgccttttttttttttttaatttgctttcAGCAAAAGTAACTATAAAGCTAAAGaaagtactaaattgtaaagtcctATTCGactttaattctttaaaattttcaacaaagatCAACTGCTTTCCATATGCAAAAATCACATTCACtaccataaatttaaaaaataatagtaagaAAATTAAAGCAAGTagcaaaagttaaaaaaaaaaaaaacataaggaTTTAATAACCCAActatacaaattaattaattaataaaaaaagggggAGGGAACAGATCAAAACCATCAAATCTCAActagaaattaaaaaagtaaagcAAAAGGATAAAACGGAGTTCACTTGCTGGTTAATATCAAACAGATCTTTCAGAATAAAAGATGGAAGAGAGGGGACCTTGCATGGGCGGTTTTTTATGACGATATAGCCGTTCTTGCGGATAGTACCGGCCTGCTGAGGATAGGTTTTAGAGGCGCCGGCGTCGGCCTTGGATTCGAAATGGTGCTCCTCGTCCGACATCTCCGGGTTTCAagatatttttttgttctttaaagtttttagcGGCGATGACTGATTGTTGATGGATGGATAGATTATTATGTCGCTGCTGACGGTCCCTTTTTTGCTTTTGATTGGGCTTGGGCTTGGGCTTCAGTCCACCCATCTCTATCTACTTTTTACacttttaatacaattttttagtaaataaCTTTGCACTTATatgatttgttttgaaatttttattttttttttattttttttaacataaaaaattcaaatattcatccaatattttctttacaataatgattcaaattcaaattattcttAGAAAgacaaaatttaactaatagaTTAAAAGATGAGTTCAACCAAGCTTTTAGTCCTACAACACCGGCGATTCATCCAACAACCCTCTTCATGGGTTTGAATCATAAGGGTAGTCTTATTTATGGTGTATGAGTTAATAGTAGAAGTGTTTACGGGTTATGTTGAGTTCAAGTAccatattaatgtaatttatatttacttaagtTTAGTTTGGCCtaaatatgagtttaaaattttgctcaaactcgtccatatttgtaaatagtTAACTTACACTCATTTTAGGCtcatctatattattattttttgaatttttaaaaatgtttatatcattttaatttaatatttaatattttttcatttattaaaattttatagatagtcatcttaacaatttttaatatttacattataatgttatctataaaattatttaagcaTCGACCAAGTTAGTGTCACAAGCCAATCGAacataatttgattaaagaatacGAAAATATCCTTTCGTAATTTAAATGAGTTATATTATTATAgggtattttaatcttttatatttaaacttgtgctatttacataaataaaacattaactttaccactaaactaaaattttattttaatataatacttacATTTTAATGGTATTATGTATACTTTATACTCCTTTAACAGTatatagggtaaattacactattagtcactaaactatgggtaagttttcgttttggtcacttaactaaaaaaagttacagtttgattattgaactattcgaaggtttttatttaagtcactgggctattaaggtttttttttttaagttctgCCAATGAGCTCCAAGCGACGATTCGATAATTGGTATGGTGGATCAATATCCATTGACGAGTagaaaaacatacattagatccaagttgatctaAATGTCACTCTCgaagattgaaaaaaaaaggttgtttgaattttagttcataGGTTCCTGACatccaaagttgtttcatgaaaaaaaatgaattgtagAGGAGAAGTGGGAAaagagctttcgattggtgcaAACAGTAAGATTAGAGAAAGCTATATAGCATCGATTTTAACAACtcagtaacttaaataaaaacttttgaatagttaaatAACCAAATCGTAACTTTTTTAATAAAGTGACCAAAACGAAAGCTTACCCATAGTTTAGTGATTGATAGTGTAGTTTACCATTGGATGTATTGATAACATTGCTAATTGAGTTGTTATAAGTTAATTGGATACTAACTCGAGATTGATGACAACATCATGATTAGACTTGCTCATGGGCTAGGCCACCAGCCTAGACCAGAAGGCTTGCtcgaaaaatgggagggtttggacaaaataCGATGCCCGAAAAGTGGACTTGAGTATAAATTAAGGCTCGTTTTCTATATGGAACGGGCCTTGGACAAGATTTTTTGGCTCGAGTCCAGTctgaatatattatgttataaaaaatttatattaattatatagttgaatagtaattatttatattaaaacactaACCAAATAACAATTAGACCCTTATtacctaaaacctaaaaaaaaaaattacccaaCGAAATAACGTaagccaaaatataaaatattaaaaattatatttaatacaataaaatatttattatcttttttgtgttatttaatataaatactttttaatatattggaaaacttttattttaacattttttagtgcatttagtatattatgttttcttaaaattatttttaaataaaaactaatctaaaaaaatcaaatatgggcAAGTTGAGTCAAGCTTGGGTTCACCTTTCTTAATTTGGGTTGGGATTGAGTGAAATAGTCTGCACATTTTCTGAGCTAGGCCCGAGCTTAGAAAATTGGACTAGTATCTTGCATAGGCCTATCTCGGCCCGACTCATGAGCACCTCTAACTATAATAAACAATTGTAGTGCATTTGACATtattaatatgatgtatttacgtgttaaaatttcattttacttacaatttaatctattttttctcatttcaatatcgtatatatttcatgtattattttaaatagtttcTAATCATATGTTTCAATTGTATATCATTTTCAAACTAACATATGTGTTCTAAGCTCGTAATTTTCACATGTGTATTTGTGTgataagatttttagtatttttaatttaacttattttatatatatttaacttgatatattatgttataaacctaaaaatggattgattttgtgCTTTGAGTGTTCAAACTTGAACCTAaccaataaattatacaaattcaatttttttgttcaagtctATTTTTGgacctaatatttttatttaaactttttaaatttcgaGCGAACCTTTAAATTTCGATGGATAAATCAAGTATGAACGAATATAGTTGACAGTGaaaactaaattcaaatatttaatgaatatatttgattggatttaaataatgatatattcaaatttaataatataatacaaatgAATTCCAActgtaaaataattatacaaacTACAAAGTTATATACCGAAAAATGGTTGTTAGAGTCCATTCCCAAGTATATATAGAGTTTACTTGCACATTGTAACGTCCCACCATCTTTTGCAATAATGGTTCCAGCGGCTGCAGTAATAGTGAATGCCACCCCACCGCCATTGCTCCCCTTTTTCCAAGCACCATTCTTTTCTATTGCTGTTTCACTTACTTTATGTTAATGGCAAGGCCATAGTGAATGCACCtccatatttaatttaaccCTTTCCCTATTGCCAAATTGCTCTTTTTTTAGTACTTTAAACAAAATGAGTCAGTGGATCAAGTTGAggcaaaaatcttaaaatattttaaactatgaTTCACCCCCTCAAGTACATCTCCATGCTTCAAAATTCCATTCATCATTCCAAAACAAACCCCAAATCTGTCTTGCCCCGAGTCgtattatcaaaatttgaagtttGTGTCTGATaaacaaagataaaaatttGTTAGCCCTGCTTGCTTTATTCCCTACACTACAGTTGAAggctatttttataatattaatattaaaaaatagagtggagaattaattaagaaaattgggtgtttattataataactttgGGTGCAATCGATGagctttaaaattaaaaaaaaaagttgaaaaagtgaaaataatatattttttaaattggcgtcatcctaattaaataaaaaaacctgtgattttaaagattaaatgcAAGGAAAATGTATTAAGATATGAAATGTAGAGAAAATACATTAAGATATGAAATGCAAGGAAAAAGACTATTATCCGGTGTTGGAATCACAaaccaacaattttttttacctttttattttaaatttgaccaATCTATCAGACGTCATCCAAAATCGCAATTAATTAACTCCCactctatttttgtaattaattaattttataaaaaaaagtagttGAAAATTAGGATTATTTATTACATTTGCATCTCAAAATTGGGCTCCACTTCAGCCTCCTCTAAAATAGCCCATTCTATTCCTTCATGCTGAATCTTAACCTTTCAAGCAtcttatattgtttttatgttattaattacttaatcatcTCAACAATTATCTAGAAAGGATAGCAGAGCATCTAAGCAGTAAGAACTAAAAagattatatatttatctaaaaatatgaaaattgaattatggGATCGATTATGTTTGCCAAAAGTGAGGGTCAAAATTAGTGTGTTTTGGGGGCAAAGAAGCATAGGTACCAAATAGAATCCCATACGGCATCGTGTGGTCGACAAATGGCAAAGATTTTCAAAAGGCGACTTCCTCTCTTGTCGGGTCCAGATTAACAAATTGTATGGATATACATCACTCAATCCTTTTTTCTTAACTAATCTTGTAATATATTTCAACGCTTTCCCCTTGCCTTGAAGCAAAAGAAACCCCTTATTTACTACAAaggttattttttataattaagattattatatattcaatataaaaaataaattgatattattatcgatgtaatatcattttacgtttatgtattatatatacaaatatttaattgaaacaaagaaaaatcaaataagcatatttttggattaaatgTGTGGATTTATGGAAAGTAACATTGAAATCTATTCAATTCCTTGATAATATGggaattttctaaatttttgtaccatttttcttagttaagaaattttaaacaCCAACTCAATTGATGTGgctttttgttattattattattttaaaaatcttattaggtttttttggtaaataaaaatattacaaaaaattatttagtacTATATTACATTCATGCCTCCAAGGAGACGTCTCAAAAATTTGGATACAACCATTATTACTAACTCTCATTTTGGCTAAATTATCAGCCTCTTTATTTTGAACTCTAGAAACATGTTGTATTGACCAAAAATTCGTTTTAGCCAAGAGTAAGACGATTCTCCGAACCAAAGCGGAATTTATCGTCTTGGTAACACTCCCTTAAATCACTTGTATTGCCACTTGATTGTCTAAAATGACAGATATTCTATCAGATCTCTTATCCAAAGCAATTGTCGCACCTTAAAAAAATGCCCCACACTTTAGTCGCAAGCAACTCCTCCAATCGTAGTAATCCCACCACTCTCTTTAACAGCTTCGTTGGAATTTAACTGAACCCaattaccaaaattagtttatattttcTAGAAAATATTAGAGGCATCTGATCTGCTAGAGTCTAATTGTCTATAAATGCCGGAGTTTAGCGATGCCAAATGGAAGTTTAAggtgaaataataattaatatttgttgacttaataatataattttaatcaaactaataatcatgtttaattttgaCTTAAACATAGCCTCTTATTAAGACTCTTAAAAAAATGTGAATCATGCATCCATGACCTATTAGGTTAGGTAAAGTCAGTCCATCTATAATTTTAACACCaaaccttcttttttttttctttttaattttaaatctaatttgttaataaaactttaactcaatagtaaaatttaagttatcaaaattttgtgttttcatgtttaaatattaacttatgtaaatatttcaattttctttcacaattatcttcaattaattaaaaaataaaataaaactatacaGGTACTTGTCAAAATTTATACACATGATTggaaagatataaaatttatataaaatattataattattatggGATAACATATGAAAaggatataaatatataaataacatatcaacttttataaaaaaaattttgagtaatcGTGGAATGAGTTTTGGTTTAATTCATACCATTATTGTTACAATAACAAGAAGGCATGTGCTCAAGtacgattttatttttatttaaaggttAGAAATTATGTAGTAATAAAGCTTGGACTTTTTGAGAGTagaaattgtatatttttataagagttaaaatgtaatttcatcactttaataacttatatatttataatattttaacggattaaatcaaaattttatcttctttagAGAATCAAAATGCTATGTTACCatgtactaatttaaaatttataattttaaaacaccaaaaataaaatttccattttaagggCCAAGGCCTACCAAATTCCATGATGTTGCCTTTAAAGTTATGGTTAGAAGtagacattaaaaaattaactaattaattaattaaatcgagtttaaatgaaatattttaaaatcaaatatgagccaaatttatcttattttttttgcaactttttttatatttttagggcgTGTTTAGATACCACATAGTAAATGGAAagtgttattatttttagttccATAGACGTGTTTGGCTGATAAAGTATAATTATATCATAATTCTTTTGTCATGTATGATAGTAATATGAGTTACTGTAGCAGTGAAATTGAGTATTACAGTagtgaaattaaaatcaaaggtGAGATATGCGTTTGGATTCAAATGCAACCGTGGCGATGAGATGAGAATAGAAGATGACttttaaatccattaaattaaaatgtgtatatataaataaaatatcaaaacattttacaaattaaataataaactataaatataaaatatatttatgctaaattatgaataaaaatattcatattaaaattttaattataacgaatatttatattatattagataataatatattaggattatgttatttatatattaaataaaatgaaaaatatacttatattaaaaacaaaaaaaataattaaaaaattgaaagggtaaaTAGATGATTTcccttattttggaaaataagatTTTGAGGTTTCTATCTCACTGGTGGTGTGCCAAACACAGCAATAAATGAAGTTGAATTAAGAATAGGTGATATGTTTGATTCGATGACTGGATACTATTAGGTACCCACATAATctggtaaaaaaaaaaggttcaatCGATAAAAGT harbors:
- the LOC105764684 gene encoding eukaryotic translation initiation factor 5A translates to MSDEEHHFESKADAGASKTYPQQAGTIRKNGYIVIKNRPCKVVEVSTSKTGKHGHAKCHFVGIDIFTGKKLEDIVPSSHNCDVPHVNRTDYQLIDISEDGFVSLLTDSGDTKDDLRLPTDDNLLKQIKDGFAEGKDLVVSVMSAMGEEQICALKDIGPK